The Xyrauchen texanus isolate HMW12.3.18 chromosome 42, RBS_HiC_50CHRs, whole genome shotgun sequence genome includes the window AAACAAAacatgtcatattcatttatttcaaatacatacattttaaacaattaattaatacaaatgttCAATATTGTAATAAATCAAATTTGGCTCATATTTAATTCCATTATTCagtatataattaataaattccTAATAAAAATTAGGAACTATaccagatgttacaaataaaaaaaacaacaaaaaaaatgaatttataatGAGGGCCTTTTTCTCTCCACATTTTCAATTCCGGGATCATTTTTGTAATTTCtgatggcatttttgccctgagccccTCTTTATTTTTAACCCTGCAGCCCACCAACATACACTATAGACAGGATTTAACCCATGTGCTCCATCATGAACCTATTATTGCAGAGAAACCATTGGATAAAACTAAGAGTGAAGTATTTGAATTTGTGTCTCAGTGTCTTGTTTTAATGAGATtaatttttaagaatttttaagaaACTGAGTTATAGCCTCAGTACCTGTCAGGTATAATTGGATGCAGTGGCTTAAGTACATGGAGGGCAGGGTGGGCAACCACCCTAAGGCTCGGGGTGAGAGGGGTCCCCGACGGCTGGCCAAAAAGGAATGATAAAAATGACAGAGGGCGATGAAAAACCCCAAGGAAGCAAAGGTGCTTTGCACTGGGGAGTGTAAAATCCAAGATAAGACACTGAATGgatatattattatctgtaatcCAGTACGCACCTCTCTATTATATTTTCAGATTCAGTTATAAACAGTTTTGCTACTCGCTCAATGATAACTAGAATAAAGTAGCCCAGGAAGCAGCAATTTTCTCACATTTAGAAATAAGGATAGGCCACTCTCATAATTGTTTAATTTCAAAATGAATGGGTTACAGAGTTATCCTCAATGGTTTCCCAATGTATATTATCGCTTCATGACGAATGAGCCTAGAGTGAAATCTGTGCGCGTAGAAAAAAATTGGAGTCGTGCCATATTTTAAAATAGCAATTCAATGTCGACATCTAATGGCGAAGCATTGTAATTGCACCTTCATTTTAGTTCGCGTTTACATTAGTTCATCTATCTTTGTACTGGACGATAGTCTGTGAAAGTGCTCATTAAAATGAGTTTTAGTAATTCTGCAACATTAGTTGTAAGCAGTGGCGTACATGCACAGAAGAGAGTGAGCTGTCTCGGCATTTTCAAATTCCTGAATTTACCCAGGGTATTTATTTTGCcacatgtaaaataatttttcatgcaaataataaaaatgttatctgATAGCGGCCAACAAATTGCAAATAGTCATATTTAGGTAATTATACTGCTGTGTCACGTGGTCGTGGTAGCAGTAACTACGGCAACCGTAACGGAATGGACTGGCAGCTTCTGTGTTTTGTTCCTTTGCCGTCTAATTCACTTTCATTCACCGGGTCGTTAACATTGACATGATGGATGTAATTACTAATGTTAACACTTTTAAATGGATATTAGAATATAGTTTTGGCTGACGTCTAAAAGTTGAGATGAAGCCTTTCGCTAGCGTCGTTAAAGCTAAACTGATGTCACAGCCAGCAGCTGAAGCTCCTTTGATCATCCAGGACATTAAAGACGAGCGAACCAGTTATCCTTCAAACAACATTCCAGGTTTTCCAGTGTCTGGAAGTAACAGAGCTGGTGATTCCAGGCTCAAAGTATTCTCATCAAGACAGAAATACCCATGCAGCCTGACCTGTGAGTGATATCTATGTTGATTGTGTTGAGTTGGCACTAAATTTTACTTTACAGTATCTCTTCTTCATCTTTTCTTCTGAGACCTTGGATATTAATTAAAGATGTTAAATGAGCCTCAAACACATTATACATGATAACTGTCTAATTTTATTAACATGAGGATCTACTATGATATTTAGATTCCAGGGATTTAAAGCCACACTTTGAGGGGTGAGTACacgtacaaaaatgtaccatgtttTTTGTAAATGGCACCATGTTGTACCATATTAGTACCATTTTATATGTGGAAGAACTTTTGTATATATGAATAGTGACATACTTACATAAATGCATTATGAATAAAGctaaatttgttttgttaaaagttttacattaaagggtttgttcacccacaaatacaaattatctcatcatttactcaccctcatgccatcccagatgtgtatgagattctttcttctgcagaacacaaatgaagaatatttcggctatgtaggtctatacaatgcaagtgaatggtgaccaaaacttcgaAGCTTCAGAAAGGAAATacatgcagcataaatgtaatccatatgactccagtggtttaatccatatcttcagaatatttaagtccttttttttttactataaacctccactttcaatttcacttccaggttcttcttttgtttttgccgatttacattctttgtgcatatcaccacctactgagcagggaagagaatttatagttaaaaaaaggacttaaatattgatctgtttctcaaccacacctatcatatcgcttctgaacacACTGATTTAACAACTGGGGTtgtatggattactcttatgctgccttaatgtcctttttggaacgtctaaattctggtcaccattcacttgcattgtgaggactaacAAAGCTGAGATACTATactaaaaatcttgatttgtgttctgtagaagaaagaatgtcacacatctggggtggcatgagggtgagtaaacgatgagagcatttttgggtgaactgttcctttaaatgttcATGTTTAGATTAAATTTATGAAGGGCTGCAGAAAATGACcagttgtatttttatgttttgatttttttgacTACACAGAACTCTACTTCCTCTTTTAGCCAAAGACCAGTCGGCAATGACCAAATGTTCCCCGGTCAACAATTTTTCTGACAGTGATATTTCTGGTCGCCATTTATTATTTGATAGAAGGTGGAGAAATGGAATGTACATCACCAATGATATTGAAGgtttatacattttgtataatCTATCATTAATAGTATACACCTAGGAAAAACATCAGACtaaagaaagctgtttaatgGTATGCATTCAGATTAAGAAGCATTCACATCATTATTTGATGAGATGGAACAAAAGTGTAATTTGGTCATTTCAGTTGGGTCACCAGTAGATGGTGCTCACAACATTCTCATGAAGATTATTGCAGCATATTGACAATTCAGTGTTATAAGGAACATTAAGAGATGAGGACACATTTTAATAGTATTTAATAGTCTGAATCAGTAATCTGCCAGTATTAAATTTAAAGGAACTACCCTTTTGAGCAGAGATTGCTTTTATTTAAGATAAAAGTGATTATGTACTACGTAGACCTGTTCTTGAACTATGTTGCTGTTGCTCTCTTGCTGAATCAACAAATGTTACAACAGCTCTGTTGGATACTCCAATTAATGTTTCTCATTTTTCCAAACAGATAATGCTCTGATAAAACAAAACTCCACAATACCTCTACCCTCTCAGGAGTTTCATGTTTATCGGTCTCACAATTTTACTAGATTTGCCTACCGCAACGAATTTTCTCAGAGCAACCCAAAGCCACTTATTTTTGGGTGGGTTTATCATTAATATTTGAGTACTGCAATACTATTATGTTTTGATTCCAGTGATTAATATTCTCTGCTCCAATTCCAGGTCTGACTATCTTACCTCATTTCCATCAGTTCTGTTACCATCCACAACTCCATCTGCCAATGAAAGTCACTTTTTATCTCTAAACTATAAAAACAGGTAACAACAACCACactatttttgtgtgtatattctGTATATGGATCATGTATTTTGTATAATAATTCTCTCTCACGCTTTTCTTTCAAATCATGGATTAAAAGCAGAGCTCGTCTCTTCACTGTTGGTGCTATCAAAAAACGTGAGCATCTTATCATTATTAAAGATTAACTGTCATCTAATACGTGTGTGTTAACCCTTTTAAGCATTGTTGGCATCACTTTAAAATATGGTAGTTTacgataacattagttaacaaaataGTTAGCACAAACTACCAATGAACATTGTTTTAAGCGTTCATTTCCACagatttgtttacattaaaactAGCACTTTAACtacaggcgt containing:
- the si:ch211-171b20.3 gene encoding uncharacterized protein si:ch211-171b20.3; the protein is MYITNDIEDNALIKQNSTIPLPSQEFHVYRSHNFTRFAYRNEFSQSNPKPLIFGSDYLTSFPSVLLPSTTPSANESHFLSLNYKNRARLFTVGAIKKPQSYPDPLLSASASFIQRLTEISSLEADTVRQEKIKRLKKINRLDS